In the Leptospira limi genome, one interval contains:
- a CDS encoding GlmU family protein, translated as MNLLLDDSKRNPSLEPLSRFHSFFEWNLGGMTLLEKLERKYPGAKIYYKGPNEEFETLIFNRYPHVVPANLDSYDSIYSADSFLPWELLGTVTSIIEDTLTIEKEWKRFRQKYKAKQSGFHIVGKDKHLYIHAGATVYPGVVFDTTHGPILIEDGVKISSFSFLEGPLFVGKNSQIDNARITGGTLIGNQCRIGGEVENSIILDYTNKHHEGFLGHSFVSNWVNLGALSTTSDLKNNYGIVKLKVGDSVVNTGTIKFGSIIGPFTKLAIGVMSNTGTVFDVASNVVESRIQGYVPPFTWIKPGGRYRLEEFLFDTKKIMARRSINLFDFEELYLRKLFGKCTE; from the coding sequence GTGAATCTCCTATTAGATGATTCCAAACGAAATCCTTCACTAGAACCACTTTCCAGGTTCCATTCTTTTTTTGAATGGAATTTGGGAGGGATGACACTTCTTGAAAAGTTAGAAAGAAAATACCCTGGTGCCAAAATCTATTACAAAGGTCCCAACGAAGAATTTGAAACATTAATTTTTAATCGTTATCCTCATGTAGTACCAGCTAACTTAGATTCATATGATTCTATTTATAGTGCAGACTCGTTTTTGCCTTGGGAGTTACTGGGGACAGTTACATCCATCATTGAGGACACACTTACCATCGAAAAAGAATGGAAACGTTTTAGGCAAAAATACAAAGCAAAACAATCTGGATTTCACATTGTAGGAAAAGACAAACATTTATACATCCATGCAGGTGCCACTGTGTATCCTGGTGTAGTTTTTGATACAACTCATGGACCAATCCTCATTGAAGATGGTGTCAAAATTTCCTCCTTTAGTTTTTTGGAAGGACCATTATTTGTTGGTAAAAATAGCCAGATTGACAATGCACGAATCACTGGTGGCACTTTAATCGGAAACCAATGCCGTATTGGTGGTGAAGTAGAAAATTCTATTATTTTGGATTATACCAATAAACACCATGAAGGTTTTTTGGGTCATAGTTTTGTTTCTAACTGGGTCAACTTAGGAGCCTTATCAACTACAAGTGATTTAAAAAATAATTATGGAATCGTAAAACTAAAAGTAGGTGATTCGGTGGTTAACACTGGAACAATTAAATTTGGTTCTATCATTGGTCCGTTTACGAAGTTGGCGATTGGTGTGATGTCTAACACAGGGACAGTTTTTGATGTTGCTAGTAATGTCGTTGAATCAAGGATACAAGGGTATGTCCCTCCTTTTACTTGGATCAAACCAGGTGGACGTTATCGACTTGAAGAATTTTTATTTGATACAAAAAAAATCATGGCTCGACGAAGTATAAATTTATTTGATTTTGAAGAATTGTATCTAAGAAAACTCTTTGGTAAGTGTACGGAGTGA
- the glmS gene encoding glutamine--fructose-6-phosphate transaminase (isomerizing) → MCGIVGYLGKRQALPVIIKGLKRLEYRGYDSAGVALLNGGLEIVKKKGKVADLETEIGNRKLEASLGIGHTRWATHGEPNDRNAHPHTSSDGKLAIIHNGIIENYSSIKKELESNGHIFKSDTDSEVLIHLIEEIKKQNQCSIEEAVRLALNEVVGAYAIVVLSKDNERSMIAARKGSPLVIGIGEDEYFVASDATPIIEYTNNVTYLNDQEMAIIKDGSLVVKNLENVTKTPFIQKLELDLEDIEKGGYPHFMLKEIFEQPKSIQDAMRGRLVSREHHLFLSGIDQYLNRFLNADRLILVGCGTSWHAGLIGEYLFEDLARIPTEVEYASEFRYRNPIVTERDVVIAVSQSGETADTLAAIELAKSRGALIFGVCNVVGSSIARASHAGAYLHAGPEIGVASTKAFTSQVTILTMMALYLGLKKGSISLSDYQTLLLELDSIPDKVAKILTKDEEIRSISEHYYRASNFLYLGRGFNFPVALEGALKLKEISYIHAEGYPAAEMKHGPIALIDEDMPVVFIATKDSSYEKVISNIQEVKARKGKVIAVVTEGDTEIKGMADFTFEIPKTADALVPLLAVIPLQLLSYHIAILRGCNVDQPRNLAKSVTVE, encoded by the coding sequence ATGTGTGGAATCGTAGGTTATTTAGGAAAAAGACAGGCATTACCTGTCATCATCAAAGGTCTTAAACGATTAGAGTACAGAGGTTATGATAGTGCCGGTGTTGCTCTGTTAAATGGCGGTTTAGAAATCGTCAAAAAAAAAGGAAAAGTTGCCGACTTAGAAACCGAAATCGGAAATCGAAAATTAGAAGCTAGCCTTGGAATTGGACACACTCGTTGGGCGACACATGGTGAACCTAATGATCGTAATGCGCACCCACATACAAGTTCGGATGGTAAGTTAGCCATCATTCATAATGGTATCATTGAAAATTACAGTTCCATCAAAAAAGAACTCGAAAGTAACGGCCACATTTTTAAGTCCGATACTGATTCTGAAGTCCTCATCCACTTAATTGAAGAAATCAAAAAACAAAACCAATGTAGCATCGAGGAAGCGGTTCGTCTTGCTTTAAACGAAGTTGTTGGTGCCTATGCAATTGTTGTTCTATCCAAAGACAATGAAAGGAGTATGATTGCCGCAAGAAAAGGATCACCCTTAGTTATTGGAATAGGTGAGGATGAATACTTTGTTGCGTCTGATGCAACGCCTATCATTGAATACACAAACAATGTTACCTATCTCAATGACCAAGAAATGGCTATCATCAAAGACGGAAGTTTGGTTGTTAAAAACTTAGAAAATGTAACCAAAACTCCTTTCATTCAAAAATTAGAATTGGATTTAGAAGACATTGAAAAGGGTGGTTACCCTCACTTCATGCTCAAAGAAATTTTTGAACAACCAAAATCAATCCAAGATGCTATGCGTGGAAGATTGGTTTCTCGGGAACACCATTTGTTCTTAAGTGGGATTGACCAATACTTAAATCGATTTCTAAATGCGGATCGATTGATATTGGTTGGTTGTGGAACATCTTGGCATGCTGGTCTCATCGGAGAGTATTTATTTGAAGACTTGGCACGGATTCCAACAGAAGTAGAATATGCATCAGAATTTCGTTACCGAAATCCAATTGTAACAGAAAGAGACGTGGTCATTGCAGTGTCTCAATCTGGAGAAACAGCAGATACTCTTGCAGCGATCGAATTAGCCAAGTCAAGAGGTGCTCTGATCTTTGGTGTTTGTAATGTTGTTGGTTCTTCCATTGCAAGGGCATCCCACGCAGGTGCTTATTTACATGCTGGACCTGAAATTGGAGTTGCTTCCACCAAAGCATTTACATCTCAAGTAACGATTCTTACGATGATGGCTTTGTATTTGGGATTAAAAAAAGGATCAATATCCTTGTCTGATTACCAAACACTTTTATTAGAGCTTGATTCCATCCCTGATAAAGTGGCAAAAATTTTAACCAAAGACGAAGAGATACGAAGTATTTCTGAACATTATTACCGTGCATCTAACTTTCTTTATTTGGGACGTGGGTTTAACTTCCCAGTTGCTTTGGAAGGTGCATTAAAGCTAAAAGAAATTTCCTATATCCATGCCGAAGGGTATCCTGCAGCAGAAATGAAACATGGCCCAATTGCACTCATAGATGAAGATATGCCTGTTGTCTTCATTGCCACAAAAGACAGTTCTTATGAAAAAGTGATCTCCAATATCCAAGAAGTAAAAGCAAGAAAAGGAAAAGTCATTGCAGTTGTTACAGAAGGAGATACAGAAATCAAAGGAATGGCAGACTTTACTTTCGAAATTCCGAAAACGGCAGATGCACTGGTTCCTTTACTCGCAGTCATTCCATTACAACTTTTATCTTACCACATAGCAATTCTTAGGGGATGTAATGTGGACCAACCTAGGAATTTAGCAAAATCTGTAACTGTGGAGTAA